The DNA segment TGCCGCCATACACCCGCGGCCCCTACGCGACGATGTATGCGGGCCGTCCCTGGACCATCCGCCAATATGCCGGCTTCTCGACCGCCGAGGAATCGAACGCATTCTACCGCCGCAACCTGGCCGCCGGGCAGAAGGGCCTGTCGGTGGCTTTCGACCTCGCCACCCACCGCGGCTACGACAGCGACCATCCGCGCGTCGCCGGCGACGTCGGCAAGGCTGGCGTCGCGATTGACAGCGTCGAGGACATGAAATTGCTGTTCGACGGCATCCCGCTCGATGAAATGTCGGTTAGCATGACGATGAACGGCGCGGTGCTGCCGGTCATGGCTTTCTACATTGTAGCCGGCGAGGAACAGGGCGTCGATCGCGCCAGGCTCAGCGGCACGATCCAGAACGACATCCTCAAGGAGTTCGCGGTCCGCAACACCTATATCTATCCGCCCGAACCGAGCATGCGGATCGTCAGCGACATCATCGCTTTCACCTCCGTCGAAATGCCGAAGTTCAACAGCATTTCCATCTCGGGCTATCATATGCACGAAGCCGGTGCGACGGCGGTCCAGGAGCTTGCCTACACGCTTGCCGACGGCATGGCCTATGTCCGCGCAGCGGTGGAAGCGGGCCTCGACATCGACGCCTTTGCGCCGCGGCTGAGCTTCTTCTTCGGGATCGGCATGAACTTGTTCATGGAAGTCGCCAAGCTGCGCGCCGCCCGGACGCTGTGGGCGCGGATCATGACCGACCTTGGCGCCAGGACCGAGAAGTCGAAGCTGCTTCGGACCCACTGCCAGACCAGCGGCGTGTCGCTAACCGAGCAGGACCCTTATAACAATATCGTCCGGACGACGATCGAGGCGCTTGCCGCGGTTCTTGGCGGCACCCAGTCGCTGCACACCAATTCGTTCGACGAAGCGATTGCATTGCCGACCGATTTTTCGGCACGAATTGCCCGCAATACCCAGCTGATTCTGGCCGAGGAAAGCGGCGTCACCGCAGTCGCCGACCCGCTCGGCGGAAGCTATTATGTGGAAGCCTTGACCCGCGAGCTTGAGGACAAGGCCTGGGCGCTGATCGAGGAAGTCGAACAGCATGGCGGGATGACCAAGGCGGTCGCCGAAGGCTTGCCCAAACAGCGCATCGAGGAAGCGTCCGCCGAGCGCGCGGCCAAGGTCGATACCGGCGAGACGGTGATCGTCGGGGTCAACCGTTACCGGCTGGAAAATGAGCCGCATCTCGACATCCTTGAGGTCGACAATGCCAAGGTCCGCGCGGGGCAGATCGCGCGGTTGGAGACGATGCGCGCAGGCCGGGATGACAAGGCTGTGTCCGCCGCGCTGGATGCGCTGGAGGCCGGGGCGAAGGGCAATGCCAACCTGCTCGCACTGGCGGTCGACGCGGCGCGCGTCCGCGCCTCGCTAGGGGAGATTTCCGACGCTCTGGAGCGGGCGTTCGGCCGTTATCATACCAAGCCGCATCCCGTCAGCGGCATTTATGGCAAGCGTGACGACGGCCGCTGGAAAGCCGCGGTCGCGGGCACCCAAGCCGTCACGCAGCGGCTTGGCCGCAAGCCGCGCGTTCTTGTCGCCAAGATGGGCCAAGACGGCCACGATCGCGGCGCCAACCTCGTCAGCTCGGCCTTCGGCGACCTTGGCTTCGAGGTGATCGCCGGCCCCTTGTTCCAGACCCCGCGCGAAACGGCGGAAATGGCTGTCGAACATGACGTCGACGTGGTCGGAGCCTCGTCGCTCGCGGCAGGGCACAAGACTTTGATCCCCGAGCTGATCGGCCACCTGCGCGACATGGACCGGGCGGATATCAAGGTCGTCGCCGGCGGCGTAATCCCGCCCCAGGATTACGACTTCCTGCGTCGGGCCGGCGTGCAAGCGATCTTCGGGCCTGGGACGAATTTGGCGGACGCGGCGGACGAGGTTCTGCGACTGCTCGGCCACAACAGGCCGCCGGTTGATGAGGCAGCGGAATGACAAAACGGGATTGGCGGCCTCACTCGTCTTAACGGCGGGTCTTTTGTATCTGATGTTCGCATCAGGCATGTTGATGCATGGCGATTGATAAATTGGAGCGTTGATGTTCTCGAAAATCCTGATCGCCAACCGCGGCGAAATCGCCTGCCGGGTGATCCGCACCGCCAAGCGCATGGGGATCAAGACCGTCGCCGTCTATTCCGACGCCGATGCCCGCGCGCCGTTCGTGAAAATGGCCGATGAGAGCGTCAGGCTGGGGCCAGCCCCGGCGGCGGAAAGCTATCTCAAGGCCGAGCTAATCATCGACGCCTGCAAGGCGACCGGGGCGGAAGCAGTCCACCCCGGCTATGGCTTTTTGAGCGAGCGGACCAGCTTTGCCGAGGCGCTTGCCAAGGCCGGGATCACTTTCATCGGCCCGCCGGTGAAGGCGATCGCGGCGATGGGCGACAAGATCGAATCCAAGAAGCTGGCCAAGGCGGCCGGGGTCAATGTCGTCCCCGGCTATCTCGGCGAGATCGCCGACACCGACGAGGCGGTGAAGATCGCTGGCGAAATCGGCTATCCGGTGATGATGAAGGCCTCGGCCGGCGGCGGCGGCAAGGGGATGCGTCTCGCCTACAGCGAAAAGGACGTCCGCGAAGGATTCGAAGCGACCAAGCGCGAGGGCCTTGCCAGCTTCGGTGACGACCGAGTCTTTATCGAGAAATTCATCGAGGACCCGCGCCACATCGAAATTCAGGTGCTGGGCGACCAGCACGGCACCATCCTTTATCTCGGCGAGCGCGAATGCTCGATCCAGCGCCGCCACCAGAAGGTGATCGAAGAAGCCCCGTCGCCTTTCGTCACGCCGGAAATGCGCAAGGCGATGGGGGAGCAGGCGGTCGCGCTGGCCCGCGCGGTCGGATATTATAGCGCGGGCACGGTCGAGCTGATCGTGTCCGGTGCCGACACGACTGGCAAGAGCTTCTACTTCCTCGAAATGAACACCCGACTGCAGGTCGAGCATCCGGTGACCGAGGAAGTGACCGGCCTCGACCTCGTCGAACAAATGATCCGCGTCGCCGCCGGCGAGAAGCTGGCGTTCAGTCAGGAAGATGTGAAGCTCGATGGCTGGTCGATCGAGGCGCGCGTCTATGCCGAGGATCCCTATCGTGGTTTCCTGCCGTCGACCGGTCGTCTCACCACCTACCGCCCTCCCGCCGAGCATCGCGACGAGGACAGCGTGATCCGCGTCGACGACGGCGTCTATGAAGGCGGCGAGGTCAGCATGTTCTACGACCCGATGATCGCCAAGCTGGTCAGCTGGGGGCCGACCCGTGAGGCAGCGATCGACGAGGCGGTGCAGGCGCTTGATGCCTTCCAGCTCGACGGGATCAGCGACAATATCGACTTCCTGTCGGCGCTGCTCCAGCACCCGCGCTTTCGCTCCGGCAAACTCACCACCGGCTTTATCGCCGAGGAATATCCCGAGGGCTTCGCCGGCGCGCCCGCCGATGATTCGCTGATGTCCGATCTGGCGGCGCTGGCGGCGATAGTTCAGCTGACCGGCGACACCCGCGCCGCGATGATCGACGGGCAGCTCGGCGATCCGGTCTACCCCGAGCCCGAGCAGGTGGTGCGCATCGGCAAGCGCGAATTCACCGTCGGAATCGAGCCTTATGACGGCGGCAACCTTGCCACCGTCGACGGCGGTGAGCCGGTCGACATTGTCGGCGACTGGTCGCCGGGCGATCGGCTGCTGGTGGCCGACCTCGACGGCAGGACGCGCATCGTCCAGGTCGTGAGAAAGGGCCGCGGCTGGACGATGACGACGCGTGGCGCCGCGCATGCGGTGCAGGTCATGCCGCGCCATGTCGCGGCCCTGTCGCGCCACATGATCGAGAAGGTCCCTCCCGACATGTCGCGGTTCCTGCTCGCACCCATGCCGGGACTTCTGACCCGACTGGAAGTGGCGCCGGGCGACACGGTCGAAGCTGGCCAGCCAATCGCGGTTGTCGAGGCGATGAAGAAGGAAAACATCCTTCGCGCAGAGAAGAGCGCAACCGTCAAGGCGACCCCGGCCAGTGCTGGCGACAGCCTGGCAGTTGACCAGGTGATCGTCGAGTTCGACTAGGGTCTTGGGGTCGCGGTTAGTCGCGAAGCTCGACCCGTC comes from the Sphingomonas xanthus genome and includes:
- the scpA gene encoding methylmalonyl-CoA mutase; the protein is MTEKPMPNDWKSLADKESKGRSLERETPEGIRLKNVYGPEDSAHIDSGYPGLPPYTRGPYATMYAGRPWTIRQYAGFSTAEESNAFYRRNLAAGQKGLSVAFDLATHRGYDSDHPRVAGDVGKAGVAIDSVEDMKLLFDGIPLDEMSVSMTMNGAVLPVMAFYIVAGEEQGVDRARLSGTIQNDILKEFAVRNTYIYPPEPSMRIVSDIIAFTSVEMPKFNSISISGYHMHEAGATAVQELAYTLADGMAYVRAAVEAGLDIDAFAPRLSFFFGIGMNLFMEVAKLRAARTLWARIMTDLGARTEKSKLLRTHCQTSGVSLTEQDPYNNIVRTTIEALAAVLGGTQSLHTNSFDEAIALPTDFSARIARNTQLILAEESGVTAVADPLGGSYYVEALTRELEDKAWALIEEVEQHGGMTKAVAEGLPKQRIEEASAERAAKVDTGETVIVGVNRYRLENEPHLDILEVDNAKVRAGQIARLETMRAGRDDKAVSAALDALEAGAKGNANLLALAVDAARVRASLGEISDALERAFGRYHTKPHPVSGIYGKRDDGRWKAAVAGTQAVTQRLGRKPRVLVAKMGQDGHDRGANLVSSAFGDLGFEVIAGPLFQTPRETAEMAVEHDVDVVGASSLAAGHKTLIPELIGHLRDMDRADIKVVAGGVIPPQDYDFLRRAGVQAIFGPGTNLADAADEVLRLLGHNRPPVDEAAE
- a CDS encoding acetyl-CoA carboxylase biotin carboxylase subunit: MFSKILIANRGEIACRVIRTAKRMGIKTVAVYSDADARAPFVKMADESVRLGPAPAAESYLKAELIIDACKATGAEAVHPGYGFLSERTSFAEALAKAGITFIGPPVKAIAAMGDKIESKKLAKAAGVNVVPGYLGEIADTDEAVKIAGEIGYPVMMKASAGGGGKGMRLAYSEKDVREGFEATKREGLASFGDDRVFIEKFIEDPRHIEIQVLGDQHGTILYLGERECSIQRRHQKVIEEAPSPFVTPEMRKAMGEQAVALARAVGYYSAGTVELIVSGADTTGKSFYFLEMNTRLQVEHPVTEEVTGLDLVEQMIRVAAGEKLAFSQEDVKLDGWSIEARVYAEDPYRGFLPSTGRLTTYRPPAEHRDEDSVIRVDDGVYEGGEVSMFYDPMIAKLVSWGPTREAAIDEAVQALDAFQLDGISDNIDFLSALLQHPRFRSGKLTTGFIAEEYPEGFAGAPADDSLMSDLAALAAIVQLTGDTRAAMIDGQLGDPVYPEPEQVVRIGKREFTVGIEPYDGGNLATVDGGEPVDIVGDWSPGDRLLVADLDGRTRIVQVVRKGRGWTMTTRGAAHAVQVMPRHVAALSRHMIEKVPPDMSRFLLAPMPGLLTRLEVAPGDTVEAGQPIAVVEAMKKENILRAEKSATVKATPASAGDSLAVDQVIVEFD